The following proteins are encoded in a genomic region of Stegostoma tigrinum isolate sSteTig4 chromosome 2, sSteTig4.hap1, whole genome shotgun sequence:
- the sgo1 gene encoding shugoshin 1 has translation MAIERCQKISFQENLEAIKERMKEKRNQNQTKNNRGKQTLTSKMKTKVLSKSAYIKNIQANNHNLALSLEAEKKKLRQACDVILSLKRERQAMMFYILMLKRKLEEPSAVQFENLRHISDSIGEDLNNFGDDLPQCLPSCSSPVEFFNQDAERQVSLNSEVFHSPENSEFTTESSRALFSSTVETPPALKGISRGRSQDSIHIVPPLDDASFERMDTLPVGVSIRRRSGRRSSSFHPQISAFNLFTTFENCTEVPSSEEHKFDTKFEAFENVPHSLDPNQGTETGSTERNRVQMSDNWHSEKLETKFTSSVSNTEFVNSENPGRISETEQELEQRGRRKIMERNKSMSLNKHLEPARTRARSKSRDRSQSKGSAAKERKMVLDCSDTYNFDYEEGVHLTPFRRKPEPSACENINTTKGSIASESNSDDDLDDSLYLPPADKRLKKSSSVCKAKSETPTALTTRPRKRTVILRKETALKKEHGAEISQNETAQSNLLKTEYTAEDCQLQMESDNEQENISSIKHKVDNFPNSKESSTVEYLKPVLKKCVLLQQEENAIKNATIKNKEKFKTARKSFTPRFSLCDVTNFSKLPSEKKEKKMSCPALLEGMNKISPVVVSKRRCTMAVNYKEPSLTAKLRRGDRYTDTQFLNSPIFKQKKNNARIHKSGKKPLPLNRYNEAFVGCQ, from the exons atggcCATTGAGCGATGTCAAAAGATCTCTTTCCAGGAAAATCTGGAAGCTATCAAGGAGCGAATGAAAGAGAAACGGAATCAAAATCAGACTAAAAATAACAGGGGTAAACAAACTTTGACCTCAAAAATGAAAACCAAAGTACTGA GTAAGAGCGCTTATATAAAAAATATCCAAGCGAACAATCACAATCTAGCTCTATCCCTGGAAGCAGAAAAGAAGAAACTGAGACAAGCATGTGACGTCATACTATCCTTGAAAAGAGAACGCCAAGCAATGATGTTCTATATTCTCATGCTTAAAAGGAAACTTGAAGAGCCTTCTGCAGTCCAATTCGAG aatttGAGACACATTTCTGATTCTATAGGTGAGGATCTAAACAACTTTGGGGATGATTTACCTCAATGCTTACCATCATGTTCTTCACCTGTTGAATTCTTCAATCA GGATGCTGAGAGGCAAGTTTCCTTGAATTCTGAAGTTTTCCATTCTCCTGAAAATTCTGAGTTCACCACTGAATCAAGTAGAGCACTCTTCTCCAGTACGGTGGAGACACCGCCTGCATTAAAAGGCATATCCAGAG GGAGAAGTCAAGACTCCATCCATATAGTACCTCCATTGGATGATGCATCTTTTGAGAGAATGGATACTTTGCCAGTGGGGGTTTCCATTAGGCGACGATCTGGAAGGAGAAGCTCCTCTTTCCATCCTCAAATTAGTGCCTTCAATTTATTCACTACTTTTGAAAACTGTACAGAGGTACCTTCAAGTGAAGAACACAAGTTCGATACAAAATTCGAAGCTTTTGAAAATGTGCCACATTCTCTCGATCCTAATCAAGGAACTGAAACAGGAAGCACTGAACGAAATCGGGTGCAAATGTCGGACAACTGGCATTCTGAAAAACTTGAAACCAAGTTTACAAGCAGTGTGAGTAACACTGAATTTGTAAATTCAGAAAATCCAGGGAGGatttcagaaacagaacaggaacTGGAGCAAAGGGGAAGAAGAAAGATAATGGAAAGAAATAAAAGTATGTCTTTAAATAAACATCTGGAACCTGCAAGAACTAGAGCCAGATCAAAAAGTAGAGATCGAAGTCAAAGTAAAGGAAGTGCTgccaaagaaagaaaaatggttCTTGACTGCAGTGATACGTATAATTTTGATTATGAAGAAGGTGTTCATCTTACACCTTTTCGTAGAAAACCTGAACCAAGTGCATGTGAGAACATAAACACCACCAAAGGCAGCATTGCTTCAGAGAGTAATTCAGATGATGATTTGGATGATAGTCTTTATCTACCTCCTGCTGATAAAAGACTCAAGAAATCATCTAGTGTGTGTAAAGCTAAAAGTGAAACACCAACAGCCCTAACAACGAGGCCACGCAAAAGAACAGTAATTCTCCGAAAGGAGACAGCTCTCAAAAAAGAACATGGTGCAGAAATCTCACAAAATGAAACAGCACAATCTAACTTGTTGAAAACAGAGTATA CTGCAGAGGATTGCCAGTTACAAATGGAATCAGATAATGAACAGGAAAACATTTCTTCTATCAAACATAAAGTAGATAATTTTCCAAATTCTAAAGAAAGCAGCACAGTTGAATATCTCAAACCAGTACTGAAGAAATGTGTGCTCCTCCAGCAAGAAGAAAATGCAATAAAGAATGCaacaataaagaacaaagaaaagtttAAAACAGCAA GAAAAAGCTTTACACCTCGCTTCAGTCTGTGTGATGTCACCAATTTTTCAAAACTACCTTCtgaaaagaaggaaaagaagatgTCCTGTCCTGCTTTGTTAGAAGGAATGAATAAGATTTCGCCAGTAGTTGTTAGTAAACGCAGATGCACGATGGCTGTAAATTACAAGGAACCCAGTCTCACAGC GAAACTACGGAGAGGAGACCGGTATACTGACACACAATTTTTGAATTCACCAATATTCAAACAAAAAAAGAACAATGCACGTATTCACAAATCTGGGAAAAAGCCACTTCCACTTAATAGATACAATGAGGCGTTTGTCGGCTgccaataa